A portion of the Chryseobacterium tructae genome contains these proteins:
- a CDS encoding enoyl-CoA hydratase-related protein, which produces MNTIIHEFPLSEIKKPETALQESIGWLKKYQLIENGYQAANAGAYFTALSYPDIKNFQVRDITDFCSWVCLLDDVGEEILLHKSLPEFIISFTGLKYICEEPSYQNFSHLGLLPENPIVEALLDLKARLSSWAEIPQINNLMKAVGSFTSGIQWENAYKIQNKYPDLTTFCALRIASGGMDIPFALAQCVNNVQLSTLESNNPVIQVLTKSIAFAALLDNDIYSYEKEKASNTGYYNNIIQIYLITYPDLNEEQAISKAIDLRNQILLLYQSLKQKFPYIYEPVTLYFKGLEDVISGNLIFCSTNKRYKVANDQKGRDFTITRNCKQYINPPKEISSISWWWSLLDLKHSMVDYPATQFKVNTKDDQDIFNLKNQIMNFTNLLYRQEGHIGILTINRPQVLNSINKQVLNELKSFAEQIKRNKEIRVLIITGVGEKAFVSGADLKAMQEMTSEEKKDFGEAAQAAINAIGMLHFPVIAAVNGVAIGGGCELALSCDIILASEKAKFGLPEAMFGIVPCLGGTLRLPKAIGLYKAKEMIFSGELYPAQTCKEFGFVNQIVPQEELMNEALKLANTIASRGPSAITKAKQSLDKGLELCIADGLKQEACLFNELIKTEDHKEGIVAFIEKRVPYFRGI; this is translated from the coding sequence ATGAACACAATCATTCATGAATTTCCATTGTCGGAAATCAAAAAACCAGAAACCGCCTTACAGGAATCAATAGGCTGGTTAAAAAAATACCAACTCATAGAAAATGGATATCAGGCAGCCAATGCCGGCGCTTATTTTACGGCACTCAGTTATCCTGATATCAAAAATTTTCAGGTGAGAGATATCACAGATTTTTGCTCTTGGGTATGCCTTTTAGATGATGTAGGAGAAGAAATTCTTCTTCATAAAAGCCTTCCCGAATTTATCATTTCTTTTACTGGTTTAAAATACATTTGCGAAGAACCCTCCTATCAGAATTTTTCTCACCTTGGGCTCCTGCCTGAAAACCCCATTGTAGAGGCTCTTTTAGATCTTAAAGCCAGATTAAGTTCCTGGGCAGAAATCCCTCAAATCAATAACCTGATGAAAGCTGTTGGATCCTTTACATCCGGGATACAATGGGAAAATGCATATAAAATTCAAAATAAATATCCGGATCTTACTACTTTTTGTGCCTTAAGAATAGCCAGCGGCGGAATGGATATCCCGTTTGCTTTAGCACAATGTGTAAACAATGTACAACTAAGTACTCTAGAATCTAACAATCCTGTTATACAGGTTTTAACCAAATCTATTGCTTTTGCTGCACTTCTCGATAATGATATCTATTCTTATGAGAAAGAGAAAGCTTCTAATACCGGATATTACAATAACATTATTCAAATTTACCTTATTACCTATCCGGATCTTAATGAGGAGCAGGCTATATCTAAAGCCATAGATCTTCGTAATCAGATTTTGCTTTTGTATCAATCTTTAAAACAGAAATTTCCATACATCTACGAACCCGTAACTTTATATTTTAAAGGTTTGGAAGATGTTATCTCAGGAAATCTTATTTTTTGCAGTACCAATAAACGATATAAAGTAGCTAATGACCAAAAAGGGCGTGACTTTACAATCACAAGGAATTGTAAACAGTATATAAACCCGCCGAAAGAAATTTCTTCCATATCATGGTGGTGGTCTTTATTAGATCTCAAACATTCTATGGTGGATTATCCAGCTACACAATTCAAGGTAAATACCAAAGATGATCAGGATATTTTTAATCTAAAAAATCAGATCATGAACTTTACCAATTTATTATACAGACAAGAAGGGCATATTGGTATTCTAACCATAAATCGTCCTCAAGTTTTAAATAGTATCAATAAACAAGTTTTAAATGAATTAAAGTCCTTTGCCGAGCAAATCAAAAGAAATAAAGAAATTCGCGTATTGATTATTACAGGAGTAGGAGAAAAAGCATTTGTTTCAGGCGCAGACCTCAAGGCAATGCAAGAAATGACATCGGAGGAAAAAAAAGATTTCGGTGAAGCGGCACAAGCAGCAATCAATGCAATAGGAATGTTACATTTTCCTGTCATTGCAGCGGTAAATGGAGTTGCCATAGGAGGAGGGTGTGAATTGGCGTTATCTTGTGATATAATTTTGGCCAGCGAAAAAGCAAAGTTTGGATTACCAGAAGCTATGTTTGGTATTGTACCCTGTTTAGGAGGTACTCTCCGCTTACCTAAAGCCATTGGCCTATATAAAGCAAAAGAAATGATTTTCTCTGGAGAACTTTACCCTGCACAAACTTGTAAAGAATTTGGATTTGTGAATCAGATTGTACCCCAAGAGGAATTAATGAATGAGGCTTTAAAATTAGCCAATACAATTGCATCCAGAGGCCCTTCTGCAATTACAAAAGCGAAGCAATCACTAGACAAAGGATTGGAGCTATGCATTGCTGATGGTTTGAAACAGGAAGCATGTTTATTTAACGAACTTATCAAAACTGAAGATCATAAAGAAGGTATTGTCGCTTTTATTGAAAAGCGAGTTCCTTATTTTAGAGGGATATAG
- a CDS encoding TlpA family protein disulfide reductase, whose product MKTGFIIIFSILFSGYSLAQNKIEVGKKAPEITMSRADGTSFSLSSLKGKLVLIDFWATWCAPCVGEQPQLKTLYDTYSDQVKANKFEIIGVSLDKNKDSWQKAIDRFNINWIQISDLKFWKSPVAKAYEIDELPFNVIINSEGTIIAKNLHEKELEEFVKKTLSQN is encoded by the coding sequence ATGAAAACCGGTTTTATAATAATATTTTCAATCCTGTTTTCAGGATATTCATTGGCTCAAAACAAAATTGAAGTAGGGAAGAAGGCTCCGGAGATTACCATGTCTAGAGCAGATGGAACCTCATTTTCGCTTTCAAGCCTAAAAGGGAAACTGGTTCTTATTGATTTTTGGGCTACCTGGTGTGCTCCATGTGTAGGAGAACAACCTCAACTGAAAACTTTATACGATACTTATTCGGATCAGGTGAAAGCGAACAAGTTTGAAATCATTGGTGTTTCTTTAGATAAAAATAAAGACAGCTGGCAGAAAGCCATAGACCGTTTTAACATTAACTGGATACAGATCAGTGATTTAAAATTCTGGAAAAGTCCTGTGGCAAAAGCCTATGAAATTGATGAGCTTCCTTTTAATGTAATCATTAATAGTGAGGGAACAATTATCGCTAAAAATCTCCATGAAAAGGAACTTGAAGAATTTGTAAAGAAAACCTTAAGTCAGAATTAA